A genomic stretch from Sporocytophaga myxococcoides DSM 11118 includes:
- a CDS encoding response regulator, with protein sequence MEKFKSILLIEDDDICNFITTKFFSRYQISEQLHSVKDGEQALDFLRSQNGKQSFPQLILMDLFMPIMDGFEFLEEFNLIKGTLCHCPEIIVLTVTTRNKDLEKVKNLGVKTILHKPFNHYYIDHLKTLAGKVN encoded by the coding sequence GTGGAAAAGTTTAAATCCATTTTATTAATTGAGGATGACGACATTTGTAATTTCATTACAACAAAATTCTTTTCCCGTTACCAAATCTCCGAACAGTTACACAGTGTAAAAGATGGGGAGCAAGCCCTAGATTTTCTCCGTTCACAAAATGGCAAACAATCATTCCCTCAACTTATACTGATGGATCTGTTTATGCCTATCATGGATGGATTCGAATTTCTTGAAGAATTCAATCTAATAAAAGGCACTTTATGCCATTGTCCTGAAATTATTGTGCTTACCGTTACAACTCGAAACAAGGACTTAGAAAAAGTAAAAAATCTTGGTGTTAAGACAATCCTCCATAAACCTTTCAATCATTATTATATTGATCATCTGAAGACCCTTGCCGGAAAGGTCAATTAA
- a CDS encoding site-2 protease family protein, protein MRWSLYIGKFAGTKVLIHWTFLLLLLWIGFSAYRQGATTPEILLTVSFILTVFICVLLHEFGHALTAKKFGIATKKITLLPIGGLASIERIPEDPKKELWITLAGPMVNVIIALVLYLILGDKVIPTEDRTNIISANTFFQSLFWINVTLVIFNIIPAFPMDGGRILRALLAIKIGRFRATKIASRLGQFVAVGFFFLGLFYSPLLMFIAAFIFFGAYAENMSVQQMEFLRGHVVKEAMMKHFITINPQTTIKEAADKLLEGWDHNFIITENSEIQGIIKRESLFSSLRSYNPLAPVKDIMKTTFRTFDEHDQISKIYHFVQEDPKGYFPVLNNGVLTGVINLDNLNEFVMIQSALKY, encoded by the coding sequence ATGCGATGGTCTTTGTACATTGGTAAATTCGCCGGCACAAAAGTTTTAATTCACTGGACATTTCTCCTGTTGCTTCTATGGATCGGATTCTCCGCTTATAGACAAGGAGCAACTACTCCTGAAATATTGCTGACTGTGAGTTTTATCTTAACAGTGTTTATTTGTGTTTTACTGCATGAATTTGGCCATGCCCTGACAGCAAAGAAATTCGGCATAGCTACCAAAAAGATCACTCTCCTCCCTATCGGTGGCCTGGCTAGTATTGAACGTATACCTGAAGATCCTAAAAAAGAATTATGGATTACCCTTGCAGGACCAATGGTGAATGTAATCATAGCTCTTGTGCTTTATCTTATCCTAGGAGATAAAGTAATTCCGACAGAAGATCGTACTAATATTATTTCAGCAAATACTTTTTTTCAAAGCTTGTTTTGGATAAATGTTACATTAGTAATATTTAATATCATCCCTGCCTTTCCTATGGATGGAGGTCGGATACTAAGAGCTCTGCTTGCCATAAAAATCGGTAGGTTCCGAGCAACTAAAATTGCTTCACGCTTAGGACAGTTTGTAGCTGTCGGATTCTTTTTCCTTGGTTTATTCTACAGCCCTTTACTAATGTTTATTGCTGCATTCATATTTTTTGGAGCATATGCAGAAAATATGTCTGTACAACAGATGGAATTTCTTAGAGGGCATGTTGTGAAAGAAGCTATGATGAAACATTTTATCACCATTAATCCACAAACAACCATAAAAGAAGCTGCAGACAAACTGCTGGAAGGATGGGACCATAATTTCATCATCACTGAGAATTCAGAAATTCAAGGCATTATAAAAAGAGAATCATTATTCAGCAGCCTTAGATCCTACAATCCACTAGCTCCTGTTAAAGACATTATGAAAACCACTTTCAGAACTTTTGATGAGCATGATCAAATCTCTAAAATCTATCACTTTGTACAAGAAGATCCTAAAGGATATTTTCCAGTGTTAAATAATGGTGTACTTACAGGTGTTATAAATCTGGACAACTTAAACGAATTCGTTATGATTCAGTCTGCCCTAAAATATTAA
- a CDS encoding SET domain-containing protein: protein MKNHTIKVTATCTYQTDKGECGKKTTQTHPYCNHHTKITTGFYVAKSGIEGAGYGLYTDRDLKKGTTLMEYTGEHISTKVFQDRYGDDGFGSYAMTLNKSTVIDARETSAGIARYICDFFNSGKTANVKFESTGRRVEITAIKDIKAGEELLVNYGKDMRRALGFYKKKKS from the coding sequence ATGAAAAATCATACCATTAAAGTAACTGCCACTTGCACCTATCAAACCGATAAAGGTGAATGCGGCAAAAAAACTACACAAACACACCCTTACTGTAATCACCATACCAAAATCACTACCGGCTTTTACGTTGCCAAGTCAGGCATAGAAGGTGCCGGATATGGCCTTTATACTGACAGAGATCTGAAAAAAGGTACTACCTTGATGGAGTATACAGGTGAGCACATTTCCACTAAAGTGTTTCAAGACAGATACGGAGATGACGGGTTTGGCTCATATGCAATGACATTGAACAAATCTACTGTAATAGATGCCAGAGAGACTTCTGCAGGAATAGCCCGTTACATCTGCGACTTTTTTAATTCTGGAAAAACAGCCAATGTAAAATTCGAATCTACAGGAAGACGTGTAGAGATTACTGCTATCAAAGATATCAAAGCCGGTGAAGAATTGCTTGTAAACTACGGCAAAGATATGAGAAGAGCGCTGGGCTTTTATAAAAAGAAAAAATCCTGA
- a CDS encoding alpha/beta fold hydrolase, whose amino-acid sequence MKQPKIYFIPGMGANKDLFSNQRDAGFEMEVLEWITPHAQESIEDYSERLAKSIDTNEEFILAGVSFGGIIAVEIAKKLNPLKTILISSVPTYQEYPLILKFFSSIPLYKMTPESAYSNTLVQKFILHSMGLQTDQGKKIFLDMLKNSNIQFIQWAIHSLIKWRNKTIPSALMRIHGENDRVFPISKIKDACCIPGGHSIILEDAENVNNILRTLIENTPGKDYTKT is encoded by the coding sequence ATGAAGCAACCTAAAATCTATTTCATTCCCGGAATGGGTGCCAATAAAGATCTCTTTTCCAATCAAAGAGATGCTGGATTTGAAATGGAAGTTCTTGAATGGATAACTCCTCACGCTCAGGAATCCATTGAGGATTATTCGGAAAGACTAGCCAAAAGTATTGATACCAATGAGGAGTTTATTCTTGCAGGCGTATCTTTCGGAGGAATTATAGCTGTGGAAATTGCTAAAAAATTAAACCCTCTAAAAACAATTCTCATCAGCTCAGTACCTACATACCAGGAGTATCCATTAATCTTAAAGTTCTTTTCCAGCATCCCTTTATACAAAATGACTCCTGAATCTGCTTATAGCAATACCCTTGTTCAAAAGTTTATCTTACACAGTATGGGACTGCAGACAGATCAAGGAAAGAAGATTTTTCTGGATATGTTAAAGAATTCCAATATACAGTTTATTCAATGGGCCATCCATTCTCTGATAAAGTGGAGAAATAAGACAATACCTTCAGCTCTGATGCGGATTCACGGAGAAAATGACAGAGTATTTCCTATAAGCAAAATCAAAGACGCTTGCTGTATACCGGGAGGTCATTCCATAATTCTGGAAGACGCAGAAAATGTAAACAACATTTTACGCACTTTAATTGAAAATACTCCGGGAAAAGATTACACAAAGACTTAA
- a CDS encoding alpha/beta hydrolase translates to MKLLILLLIFLAVLYLAATIAVWFFQEKFIFLPEKLSRTFEFKFKHPYKELFITTKDAVLNALYFQHPSSKGVIFYLHGNAGSMRTWAEVSEIFLPRGYSFFIFDYRGYGKSTGKLSKKDLYRDSSLMYEYASRLEPGKKIIIYGRSLGSGFAAKLAIQKRPEKLILETPYYSMQEMARLQMPFFPVKLILRYKLPTYKWLTKIQCPILAIHGTEDELIPYEQAFRLKQYLKKTDCFVTIEKGKHGNISKFSLYHTSLDQFLTNEAT, encoded by the coding sequence ATGAAACTTTTAATTCTCTTACTGATATTTCTGGCAGTTCTTTATCTGGCAGCAACAATAGCCGTCTGGTTTTTTCAGGAAAAATTCATCTTCTTACCTGAAAAATTATCCAGAACTTTTGAGTTTAAGTTTAAGCATCCATATAAAGAACTGTTCATTACCACTAAAGACGCAGTACTCAACGCACTATACTTTCAACACCCCTCAAGCAAAGGCGTCATATTTTACCTTCATGGAAATGCGGGATCTATGAGAACATGGGCTGAAGTGTCTGAAATATTTCTGCCAAGAGGATACAGCTTCTTCATATTTGACTATAGGGGTTATGGAAAAAGCACAGGAAAACTTTCTAAAAAAGATCTTTACAGAGACTCTTCTCTCATGTATGAATATGCTTCAAGATTAGAGCCAGGAAAAAAAATAATAATCTATGGAAGATCATTAGGATCCGGCTTTGCCGCAAAGCTTGCTATTCAGAAAAGACCAGAGAAACTTATACTGGAAACCCCTTATTACAGTATGCAGGAAATGGCAAGATTACAAATGCCCTTTTTTCCTGTTAAGCTAATACTAAGGTACAAACTTCCAACTTACAAATGGCTGACCAAAATTCAATGTCCGATATTAGCCATCCACGGTACCGAAGATGAACTTATTCCTTATGAACAAGCGTTTAGACTCAAGCAATACCTAAAAAAAACAGACTGTTTTGTAACAATTGAAAAGGGTAAGCATGGTAATATTTCGAAGTTTAGTTTGTACCATACCAGCCTTGATCAGTTCCTAACAAATGAAGCAACCTAA
- a CDS encoding agmatine deiminase family protein: MSRLQEDSLTNLYQEITQKYPKDLGYFFPAEWAKHSATWLSWPHKEASWPGKIESIYPVYCTFIKEVAKGEVVNINVNDEAMKKKAEACLQAVGADFSNIRFFIQPTNDAWCRDHGPAFLINPKADIKKVIVDWGYNAWGGKYPPFDKDDVIPTLIGKHYNLPVFNPGIVMEGGSVEFNGQGTVLTTTACLLNENRNPHLSQAEIENFLVRYYGIEQILWLNDGIVGDDTDGHIDDITRFVNSDTVVTVVEENKKDDNYELLQENLKDLKKMRLMNGKQLNILELPMPAPVIFEDQRLPASYANFYIANDVVAVPVFNDKNDQKALDILTQAFPDRRVIGLDSTDIIWGLGSFHCLSQQEPSV, from the coding sequence ATGAGCAGATTACAAGAAGATTCATTGACTAATTTATATCAGGAAATAACTCAAAAATATCCCAAAGATTTGGGATATTTTTTTCCGGCTGAATGGGCAAAACACTCGGCCACATGGCTTAGCTGGCCTCATAAAGAAGCATCATGGCCAGGTAAAATAGAATCTATTTATCCGGTTTATTGCACCTTTATTAAAGAGGTCGCCAAGGGAGAAGTTGTAAACATCAATGTAAATGATGAAGCGATGAAGAAAAAGGCGGAGGCTTGTCTTCAGGCAGTGGGCGCTGATTTTTCCAATATTCGCTTTTTCATACAACCTACAAATGATGCATGGTGCAGAGACCATGGCCCTGCTTTTCTGATAAATCCTAAGGCCGATATTAAAAAGGTTATTGTTGACTGGGGCTATAATGCCTGGGGAGGTAAATATCCTCCATTTGACAAGGATGATGTAATTCCGACTTTGATTGGAAAACATTATAATTTACCAGTTTTTAATCCGGGCATTGTAATGGAAGGAGGTTCAGTAGAGTTCAACGGACAAGGAACAGTGCTTACCACTACCGCTTGTTTACTTAACGAAAACAGAAATCCTCATCTTTCGCAGGCTGAAATTGAAAATTTCCTTGTAAGATATTACGGCATAGAACAAATTCTATGGCTTAATGATGGTATCGTTGGGGATGATACTGATGGGCACATTGATGATATAACCCGATTCGTCAATTCGGATACTGTTGTAACTGTTGTGGAGGAAAATAAGAAGGATGACAATTATGAGTTATTGCAGGAGAATCTGAAAGATCTCAAAAAAATGAGATTGATGAACGGTAAGCAATTAAATATTCTTGAACTCCCAATGCCGGCTCCAGTGATCTTCGAAGATCAGCGACTTCCTGCATCATATGCTAATTTTTACATTGCTAATGATGTTGTGGCAGTGCCAGTTTTCAATGACAAAAATGATCAGAAAGCGCTTGATATATTGACACAGGCATTCCCCGACAGAAGAGTGATAGGATTGGACAGCACAGATATCATCTGGGGACTTGGAAGCTTCCATTGTCTGAGCCAACAGGAACCATCGGTATAA
- a CDS encoding carbon-nitrogen hydrolase gives MSKKVKIGLVQLSCEKDPQANFSKTIEKIKEAAAKGAQIICLQELFRSLYFCDVEDHENFKLAESIPGPSTDALSQIAKELRVVIIASLFEKRAQGLYHNTTAVLDADGTYLGKYRKMHIPDDPGYYEKFYFTPGDTGYRIFETKFAKIGVLICWDQWYPEAARITSLMGAEILFYPTAIGWADTQTKEVNEEQYNAWQTIQRGHAVANGLHVVAVNRTGVEGPMQFWGGSFVSNPFGRVLYQAPHKEEEIHVQEVDLEGSEYYRTHWPFLRDRRIDSYEQITRRFID, from the coding sequence TTGAGTAAGAAAGTAAAAATCGGACTTGTACAGCTTTCCTGCGAAAAAGATCCGCAGGCAAACTTCAGCAAAACCATTGAAAAAATTAAAGAAGCTGCAGCTAAAGGTGCTCAGATCATCTGCCTCCAGGAGCTGTTTCGCTCTCTTTATTTCTGCGATGTGGAAGATCATGAAAACTTTAAACTTGCAGAATCAATCCCAGGACCATCCACAGATGCTCTTTCACAAATAGCAAAAGAGCTCAGGGTCGTAATTATAGCATCTTTATTTGAAAAGAGAGCACAGGGTTTGTATCATAACACTACAGCCGTTCTTGATGCCGATGGCACATATCTTGGTAAATACCGCAAGATGCATATTCCAGATGATCCGGGATACTATGAGAAATTTTACTTTACCCCTGGAGATACCGGATACAGAATCTTTGAAACGAAATTTGCAAAGATCGGAGTACTTATCTGCTGGGATCAGTGGTATCCTGAAGCAGCTAGAATTACTTCATTAATGGGCGCTGAAATTTTATTTTACCCAACTGCAATAGGCTGGGCAGACACTCAGACAAAAGAAGTAAATGAAGAACAATATAATGCATGGCAGACTATCCAGAGAGGTCATGCTGTTGCAAACGGACTTCATGTAGTGGCAGTAAACAGAACAGGTGTTGAAGGACCAATGCAGTTCTGGGGAGGCTCTTTTGTATCTAATCCGTTTGGAAGAGTTCTATATCAGGCTCCCCACAAGGAAGAAGAAATACATGTACAGGAAGTTGATCTGGAAGGATCGGAATACTATCGTACACACTGGCCTTTCTTAAGAGATAGAAGAATAGATTCTTATGAGCAGATTACAAGAAGATTCATTGACTAA
- a CDS encoding IMPACT family protein translates to MQHIYYSIKAPSEGLYKEKGSKFLSFAFPVSSETEIKDILERFKKAYYDARHICYAYRIGFSEQKFRANDAGEPAHTAGDPIFNQIKSFELTNTIVIVVRYFGGTKLGKSGLIQAYKTAAEEALKNAEKIEKTEQVVVRMTFEYEKMNEVMKVLKSFSTDFLSQDFQAICSISVQIAKDDSEILIKQLTPFLKSIEL, encoded by the coding sequence ATGCAACATATCTATTACTCAATAAAAGCTCCATCAGAAGGACTATACAAGGAGAAGGGTAGTAAATTCCTATCATTTGCATTTCCTGTATCTTCTGAAACTGAGATAAAGGATATTCTTGAGAGATTTAAAAAAGCGTATTATGATGCACGACATATCTGCTATGCTTACAGGATAGGTTTTTCAGAACAAAAATTCAGAGCTAATGATGCCGGAGAACCTGCTCATACGGCTGGAGATCCGATATTTAATCAAATAAAGTCTTTCGAATTAACTAATACCATCGTAATAGTCGTTCGCTATTTCGGAGGCACCAAGCTCGGCAAAAGCGGACTTATTCAGGCATATAAAACGGCTGCCGAGGAAGCTTTAAAAAATGCTGAGAAGATTGAAAAAACAGAACAAGTCGTGGTGAGAATGACCTTTGAATATGAAAAAATGAATGAGGTTATGAAGGTGCTGAAAAGCTTTTCTACAGACTTTTTAAGTCAGGATTTTCAGGCAATCTGCAGTATATCTGTTCAGATTGCAAAAGATGATAGTGAAATTTTAATAAAGCAGCTTACACCATTTTTAAAATCTATTGAGCTGTAG
- a CDS encoding tetratricopeptide repeat protein, translated as MRVILVHITGIILMVTLSLKAAGQSMLKDEKIKTTILKALDLTYNFEFDEADEVISEVKAAYPTHPAYNFLKAMNLYWKMYYFNTFKENSGEYLKYLDAALQQAQARITKNNKDPEGVFFSLAIYSSLAHYHSQMKETMKAVNNAKKTYEYVKTGFSLKDVFNEFYFTTGLYDFYVEQFPETHPVFRPFMVFFSAGGKEKGIKELEIAAANSLFSKVEANHYLANIFLRYQNTPEKAVKYTTLLFNKYPNNLYFLSKHIESQIGTGEYSETEKLSLTLRSSGKKYFEMASYVFLGIINEKGKKRPEHAKAFYLRAVNMAPEINTPNKDYVSFAFAGLARIAESRGESDKAKAYYQRALELAEYTSIIEEAEKYLKKGK; from the coding sequence ATGAGAGTTATTTTAGTCCATATTACCGGCATAATTTTAATGGTGACTTTAAGTCTTAAAGCAGCAGGCCAATCGATGCTTAAGGATGAAAAGATTAAGACAACCATTTTAAAGGCACTGGATTTAACCTATAATTTTGAATTTGATGAAGCCGACGAAGTTATATCAGAGGTAAAAGCTGCCTATCCTACACATCCTGCATACAATTTCCTGAAAGCAATGAACCTTTATTGGAAAATGTATTACTTCAATACTTTTAAGGAAAATTCAGGGGAGTATCTTAAATACCTTGATGCGGCTTTACAACAAGCACAGGCCCGCATTACTAAAAATAATAAAGATCCGGAAGGGGTATTTTTTTCTCTGGCTATTTACAGTTCACTAGCTCATTATCATTCGCAAATGAAAGAAACAATGAAGGCAGTGAACAATGCCAAAAAAACATATGAGTATGTAAAAACCGGATTTAGCCTGAAAGACGTTTTCAATGAGTTTTACTTTACGACAGGCTTATATGATTTTTATGTGGAACAATTCCCTGAAACTCACCCTGTCTTTAGACCTTTTATGGTATTTTTCTCCGCAGGAGGTAAAGAGAAAGGAATAAAAGAACTTGAGATAGCTGCAGCAAATTCTTTGTTTTCAAAAGTTGAGGCCAACCATTATTTGGCAAATATATTTTTGCGCTACCAGAATACTCCCGAAAAAGCTGTTAAGTATACAACTCTGCTGTTCAATAAGTATCCCAATAACCTATACTTTTTATCAAAACATATTGAATCACAAATTGGAACAGGTGAATATTCTGAAACAGAAAAACTTTCTTTAACCCTGAGAAGCAGTGGAAAAAAATATTTTGAAATGGCATCTTATGTCTTTCTGGGGATCATTAATGAAAAAGGAAAAAAAAGGCCTGAACATGCTAAAGCTTTCTACCTGAGAGCCGTAAACATGGCACCTGAAATAAACACTCCCAATAAAGACTATGTGAGCTTTGCCTTTGCAGGACTTGCCAGAATAGCTGAAAGCCGCGGAGAAAGTGATAAAGCAAAGGCCTATTATCAAAGGGCTCTGGAACTGGCCGAATATACTTCAATAATTGAAGAAGCTGAAAAATACCTCAAAAAAGGAAAGTAA
- a CDS encoding sugar 3,4-ketoisomerase: protein MDIPRLIDFQKIGNPEIGYISVAEPKGELPFPVKRVYWVYGTPENSERGNHASKTGKQVLVIVNGEAEVILENPEGKITTFKLNDPNTGLYVPPLHWKQIRLSEKAIILSLASSEFDETDYLRDYKLFKSFVAVQRR from the coding sequence ATGGATATTCCCAGATTAATTGATTTTCAAAAGATAGGCAATCCGGAAATTGGATATATCTCTGTAGCAGAACCTAAAGGAGAGTTACCATTTCCAGTAAAAAGGGTATATTGGGTTTATGGAACACCTGAAAATTCTGAAAGGGGAAATCATGCTTCCAAAACGGGAAAGCAGGTATTGGTGATTGTAAACGGTGAAGCCGAAGTGATTCTGGAAAATCCTGAGGGGAAAATTACCACTTTTAAACTGAATGATCCGAATACCGGATTGTATGTGCCGCCTCTTCACTGGAAACAAATAAGGCTCTCAGAAAAGGCAATTATTTTAAGTCTTGCATCTTCAGAATTTGATGAAACAGATTATCTAAGAGATTATAAATTGTTTAAGTCCTTTGTTGCAGTTCAAAGACGATAG
- a CDS encoding GNAT family N-acetyltransferase, translating into MLQFKDDSTFSVQNSFKGFLFNTVEQIHFQSAGNPFYSFILFDEKTSVARLRMTLLIRNSEAYSPLRSPFGSLEFDDNTNIQDINYFLKELENWLVSENLQKVFIVSYPYCYNTRHSELLTHCLLKNGYSISEYDMNFHLQISSNDFDKDLDPAARRRYAKFKDTFQFSIEESPDIEAIFSLIKENREIKGYPVSITSDVLKKLYNSFRENFKVFLLKDGETLIGSAFGVRVSERVLYYYLATDSYSYKKYSPSTILIGHIYNYCRQAGISIFDLGIATSKSVPNFGLIKFKQNMGGKVSLKLSFEKNLLC; encoded by the coding sequence TTGTTGCAGTTCAAAGACGATAGTACTTTTTCTGTCCAAAATTCCTTTAAGGGATTTCTTTTTAACACTGTTGAACAAATTCATTTTCAATCTGCAGGAAATCCCTTTTATTCTTTCATTCTTTTTGACGAAAAAACTTCTGTAGCCAGATTAAGGATGACCTTATTAATCAGGAATTCAGAAGCATATAGTCCATTAAGATCTCCCTTCGGTAGCCTTGAATTTGATGATAATACTAATATTCAGGATATCAATTATTTTTTAAAAGAGCTTGAAAACTGGCTTGTCTCCGAGAATTTACAAAAGGTGTTTATAGTTTCTTATCCCTATTGCTATAATACCAGGCATAGTGAATTACTGACCCATTGTCTTCTTAAAAATGGCTATTCCATTTCTGAATATGATATGAACTTTCATCTTCAGATTTCTTCAAATGATTTTGATAAGGATTTAGATCCTGCCGCTCGCAGAAGATATGCTAAATTTAAAGACACCTTTCAATTTTCGATAGAGGAGTCTCCTGATATAGAAGCTATTTTCAGTTTGATAAAAGAAAACCGCGAGATAAAAGGCTATCCCGTTTCTATCACTTCTGATGTTTTAAAAAAACTTTATAATTCATTCAGGGAAAACTTTAAAGTCTTTTTATTGAAGGATGGAGAAACACTGATCGGCTCGGCTTTTGGTGTAAGGGTTTCGGAAAGGGTTTTATATTACTACCTGGCCACAGATTCTTATAGTTATAAAAAATACAGTCCTTCTACTATCTTGATTGGACATATTTATAACTACTGCAGACAAGCTGGTATATCAATATTTGATTTAGGAATTGCAACAAGCAAGAGTGTTCCAAACTTTGGCCTTATAAAATTTAAGCAAAATATGGGAGGTAAGGTTTCATTAAAACTTTCCTTTGAAAAAAATCTTTTGTGTTAA